From a region of the Cyclopterus lumpus isolate fCycLum1 chromosome 5, fCycLum1.pri, whole genome shotgun sequence genome:
- the LOC117730824 gene encoding cysteine desulfurase, mitochondrial-like: MLSSGRTVSSRLLRPISRLSPRLGSDGRAASSKQQELIKKHDLEKDELRPLYMDFQATTPMDPRVLDAMLPYQVNYYGNPHSRTHAYGWESESAMELARKQVADLIGADPREIIFTSGATESNNMAIKGVARFYQTKKRHVITTQTEHKCVLDSCRVLESEGFSVTYLPVLPNGLLDLELLEASIRPDTSLISVMTVNNEIGVKQPIKEIGQICRSKGVFLHTDAAQAVGKIPVDVADWKVDLMSISGHKLYGPKGVGALYVRRRPRVRLEPLQNGGGQERGLRSGTVPTPLAVGLGAACSIAQQEMEYDHDRVSMLANRLVQKITSELPDVIMNGDAVQRYAGCVNLSFAYVEGESLLMALKDVALSSGSACTSASLEPSYVLRAIGTDEDLAHSSIRFGIGRFTTEAEIDYTAEKCITQVSRLREMSPLWEMVQEGIDLKSIKWTQH; encoded by the exons ATGCTTTCCTCGGGCAGGACCGTCTCCTCCCGGCTGCTGAGGCCGATTTCAAGGCTCTCTCCCCGGCTGGGCTCTGACGGAAGAGCCGCCAGCTCGAAGCAGCAAG AGTTGATAAAGAAACACGACCTTGAGAAAGatgagctccgccccctctACATGGACTTCCAGGCCACCACGCCCATG gacccCCGGGTGCTGGATGCCATGTTGCCCTACCAGGTGAATTACTACGGTAACCCTCACTCCAGAACACACGCCTACGGCTGGGAGAGCGAGAGCGCCATGGAGTTGGCCAGAAAG cAGGTGGCTGATCTGATTGGAGCAGATCCCAGAGAGATCATCTTCACCAGCGGAGCCACCGAGTCCAACAACATGGCGATCAAG GGCGTGGCCCGGTTCTACCAGACCAAGAAGCGCCACGTGATCACCACGCAGACGGAGCACAAATGTGTGCTGGACTCGTGTCGAGTTCTGGAGTCTGAAGGATTCAGTGTCACCTACCTGCCAGTCCTGCCCAACGGCCTGCTGGACCTGGAG ctgttGGAGGCCTCCATCCGTCCTGACACCTCTCTGATTTCCGTGATGACCGTCAACAATGAGATCGGAGTCAAGCAGCCCATCAAGGAGATTG GTCAGATCTGTCGCTCTAAAGGAGTCTTCCTCCACACTGACGCCGCTCAGGCTGTCGGAAAGATTCCCGTCGACGTGGCAGACTGGAAGGTTGACCTGATGTCCATCAGCGGCCACAAGCTCTACGGACCTAAAG gtgtgggTGCTTTGTACGTGCGTCGCCGGCCGCGAGTGCGCTTGGAGCCGCTGCAGAACGGGGGCGGGCAGGAGAGGGGGCTGCGCTCCGGCACCGTGCCCACCCCTCTGGCTGTTGGGCTGGGAGCCGCCTGCAGCATCGCACAGCAGGAGATGGAG tacgATCATGACAGAGTGTCCATGCTGGCTAATCGTCTGGTCCAGAAGATCACGTCTGAGCTTCCTGATGTCATCATGAACGGAGACGCAGTACAACGCTAcgctg GTTGTGTCAACTTGTCCTTTGCGTATGTGGAGGGGGAGAGTCTGCTGATGGCGCTGAAGGACGTCGCTCTGTCATCTGGGag CGCATGTACGTCAGCGTCTCTGGAGCCGTCATACGTCCTCCGAGCGATCGGAACAGATGAAGACCTGGCTCACTCGTCCATCAG GTTTGGTATTGGCAGGTTCACCACAGAAGCGGAGATCGACTACACGGCAGAGAAATGCATCACGCAGGTCAGCCGGCTCCGAGAGATGAG tcctctGTGGGAGATGGTTCAAGAGGGCATCGATCTGAAGAGCATCAAGTGGACGCAGCACTAG
- the c5h6orf89 gene encoding bombesin receptor-activated protein C6orf89 homolog isoform X1 codes for MGTTTSEPCIYDKLSESIDILRQSGYRYGMSEREIERFIKQVLETNEPRREPPQFPILRATIKFVVAVGFLLVVVLAFTYPHSGPQLGLVNLGYYNWSSPLSHVRLLSLPIAKKYNLQGFHEWWSAGSLRQNLVNCSGCAEISSVLEVPESLRGSVTLRRGPQLVLLKGGESLSVQRQQLEALYSAHSGSMSILLEEDDGLPNHNLGLPQGPANFTLLWRFSSGTREKVLRWLFPKAELCPLLDSAGTIVQRCLVTHSTNSQSKVSSHVQTSHTETRPEQRVNVTGVIQKPKTSQNQGRRGVRLAGGRRGASHGSSPAGSTLPETLQLLQPVADPRRHGLRRHSVLADGAVPGPRPEHHLRRVGLLSFRWSRSERRTKRSSERADRL; via the exons ATGGGAACGACGACGAGCGAGCCGTGCATCTACGACAAGCTGTCCGAGAGCATCGACATCCTCCGCCAGTCGGGCTACCGCTACGGCATGTCGGAGAGGGAGATCGAGAGGTTCATCAAGCAGGTGCTAGAGACCAACGAGCCCCGGAGAGAGCCTCCCCAGTTCCCCATCCTGAGAGCCACCATAAAG TTTGTGGTGGCGGTGGGCTTCCTGCTGGTGGTGGTCCTGGCCTTCACGTACCCTCACAGCGGCCCCCAGCTGGGTCTGGTCAACCTGGGCTATTACAACTGGTCGTCCCCCCTCAGCCACGTCCGCCTGCTGTCCCTGCCCATCGCCAAGAAGTACAACCTGCAAG GTTTCCATGAATGGTGGAGTGCCGGCTCTCTCAGGCAGAATCTGGTCAACTGTTCAGGCTGTGCGGAGATCTCCTCGGTGCTGGAGGTCCCCGAGAGCCTCAGAGGGTCGGTGACTCTGAGACGGGGGCCGCAGCTGGTCTTGctaaag GGTGGGGAGTCCCTCAGTGTCCAGCGGCAGCAGCTTGAGGCGCTCTACTCGGCCCATTCAGGCTCCATGTCCATCCTGCTCGAGGAGGACGACGGTCTGCCGAACCACAACCTGGGACTCCCTCAAGGACCCGCCAACTTCACTCTGCTCTG gaggttcAGCTCTGGGACCAGGGAGAAGGTGTTGAGGTGGCTCTTCCCGAAGGCGGAGctctgccccctgctggacagtGCTGGGACCATCGTGCAGCGCTGCCTGGTCACCCACAGCACAAACTCCCAGAGTAAAGTGAGCTCGCATGTCCAGACGTCCCACACAGAGACTAGACCGGAACAGAGAGTTAATGTTACCGGAGTGATTCAAAAACCAAAAACTAGTCAGAACCAAG GGCGTCGGGGTGTTCGGCTGGCTGGTGGTCGGCGAGGGGCTTCCCACGGTTCGAGTCCTGCCGGTTCAACGCTGCCAGAAACACTGCAGCTCCTTCAACCTGTGGCTGACCCCCGGAGACATGG TCTACGCCGACACTCGGTACTGGCAGATGGAGCTGTTCCCGGGCCGAGGCCAGAACATCATCTGCGACGGGTCGGCCTTTTAAGCTTCAGGTGGAGTCGGAGCGAAAGGAGGACGAAAAGGAGTTCAGAGCGCGCAGATCGGCTGTGA
- the c5h6orf89 gene encoding bombesin receptor-activated protein C6orf89 homolog isoform X2, protein MGTTTSEPCIYDKLSESIDILRQSGYRYGMSEREIERFIKQVLETNEPRREPPQFPILRATIKFVVAVGFLLVVVLAFTYPHSGPQLGLVNLGYYNWSSPLSHVRLLSLPIAKKYNLQGFHEWWSAGSLRQNLVNCSGCAEISSVLEVPESLRGSVTLRRGPQLVLLKGGESLSVQRQQLEALYSAHSGSMSILLEEDDGLPNHNLGLPQGPANFTLLWRFSSGTREKVLRWLFPKAELCPLLDSAGTIVQRCLVTHSTNSQSKGVGVFGWLVVGEGLPTVRVLPVQRCQKHCSSFNLWLTPGDMVYADTRYWQMELFPGRGQNIICDGSAF, encoded by the exons ATGGGAACGACGACGAGCGAGCCGTGCATCTACGACAAGCTGTCCGAGAGCATCGACATCCTCCGCCAGTCGGGCTACCGCTACGGCATGTCGGAGAGGGAGATCGAGAGGTTCATCAAGCAGGTGCTAGAGACCAACGAGCCCCGGAGAGAGCCTCCCCAGTTCCCCATCCTGAGAGCCACCATAAAG TTTGTGGTGGCGGTGGGCTTCCTGCTGGTGGTGGTCCTGGCCTTCACGTACCCTCACAGCGGCCCCCAGCTGGGTCTGGTCAACCTGGGCTATTACAACTGGTCGTCCCCCCTCAGCCACGTCCGCCTGCTGTCCCTGCCCATCGCCAAGAAGTACAACCTGCAAG GTTTCCATGAATGGTGGAGTGCCGGCTCTCTCAGGCAGAATCTGGTCAACTGTTCAGGCTGTGCGGAGATCTCCTCGGTGCTGGAGGTCCCCGAGAGCCTCAGAGGGTCGGTGACTCTGAGACGGGGGCCGCAGCTGGTCTTGctaaag GGTGGGGAGTCCCTCAGTGTCCAGCGGCAGCAGCTTGAGGCGCTCTACTCGGCCCATTCAGGCTCCATGTCCATCCTGCTCGAGGAGGACGACGGTCTGCCGAACCACAACCTGGGACTCCCTCAAGGACCCGCCAACTTCACTCTGCTCTG gaggttcAGCTCTGGGACCAGGGAGAAGGTGTTGAGGTGGCTCTTCCCGAAGGCGGAGctctgccccctgctggacagtGCTGGGACCATCGTGCAGCGCTGCCTGGTCACCCACAGCACAAACTCCCAGAGTAAA GGCGTCGGGGTGTTCGGCTGGCTGGTGGTCGGCGAGGGGCTTCCCACGGTTCGAGTCCTGCCGGTTCAACGCTGCCAGAAACACTGCAGCTCCTTCAACCTGTGGCTGACCCCCGGAGACATGG TCTACGCCGACACTCGGTACTGGCAGATGGAGCTGTTCCCGGGCCGAGGCCAGAACATCATCTGCGACGGGTCGGCCTTTTAA
- the LOC117730642 gene encoding DNA damage-regulated autophagy modulator protein 2-like — MWWFQQGLSFLPAALVVWTAASFVFAYITAVVLRHVDPLVPYISDTGTMAPERCLFGIMLDVSAFLGMATVYVRYKQVEALTGEAELKLNRLNRLGLLLGLISSFGMAVVANFQKTTLFSMHLVGAVLTFGVGALYILVQTLLSLRMQPHIHSRTTYLVRLGVGLWTLSSIIIMFVSSVIMYSSLPGVDVARKLHWTPGETGYTAHIISTVSEWSLAFSFISFFLSYIRDFQKITLRAEVDLQSSHLYDTWPHGGAAASHLKRDASESSPLLAGGT; from the exons ATGTGGTGGTTCCAGCAGGGTCTGAGCTTCCTGCCTGCAGCGCTGGTCGTCTGGACTGCGGCGTCCTTTGTCTTCGCTTACATCACAGCGGTGGTGCTGAGACACGTGGATCCTCTGGTGCCTTACATCAG cGACACAGGAACGATGGCACCAGAGAGGTGTCTGTTCGGCATTATGCTGGATGTCTCCGCCTTTttag gtatGGCCACAGTGTACGTGCGTTACAAACAGGTGGAGGCTCTGACGGGTGAAGCCGAGCTCAAGCTGAACCGACTGAACCGCCTCGGGCTGCTGCTCGGCTTGATCAGCTCCTTCGGGATGGCCGTGGTCGCCAACTTCCAG aaGACCACGCTGTTCTCCATGCACCTGGTGGGGGCGGTGCTGACCTTCGGGGTGGGGGCGCTCTACATCCTGGTCCAGACGCTGCTCTCACTCCGCATGCAGCCCCACATCCACAGCAGGACCACCTACCTGGTCCGGCTCGGCGTCGGACTCTGGACTCtgagcagcatcatcatca TGTTCGTCTCGTCCGTCATCATGTACAGCAGTCTGCCGGGAGTGGACGTAGCTCGCAAGCTGCACTGGACTCCTGGAGAGACG ggTTACACGGCTCACATCATCAGCACCGTGTCTGAATGGTCTCtggccttctccttcatcagCTTCTTCCTCAGCTACATCAGAGATTTTCAG aaAATAACGCTGCGAGCCGAAGTCGATTTGCAGAGCAGCCACCTGTACGACACCTGGCCACACGGCGGCGCCGCGGCGTCGCACCTCAAACGCGACGCCTCCGAGTCGTCTCCGCTGCTGGCCGGAGGAACGTGA